One segment of Pseudomonas asgharzadehiana DNA contains the following:
- a CDS encoding AprI/Inh family metalloprotease inhibitor: MQRFFNWIACGLQVMFVSAGAHAMASSLVLPTTAQLAGHWQLHQQGQVCALDLLEQANALGGDVACAEQWLGEKPLTWSPTPDGIWLFNAVGSGIAHLNRQKGGGYQVRNKTGDVIELKRMP; the protein is encoded by the coding sequence ATGCAGCGTTTTTTCAATTGGATCGCCTGCGGGTTGCAGGTGATGTTCGTGTCGGCAGGAGCCCACGCAATGGCGAGCAGTCTTGTTTTACCCACCACGGCCCAGTTGGCCGGGCATTGGCAGTTGCACCAGCAGGGCCAGGTGTGCGCCCTGGACCTGCTCGAACAGGCGAATGCGCTGGGCGGTGACGTCGCCTGCGCCGAACAGTGGCTGGGAGAAAAACCCCTGACCTGGTCACCTACGCCGGACGGCATCTGGCTGTTCAACGCCGTGGGCAGCGGCATCGCACACTTGAATCGCCAGAAGGGCGGTGGTTATCAGGTGCGTAATAAAACCGGCGACGTTATTGAACTAAAACGAATGCCTTAG
- a CDS encoding type I secretion system permease/ATPase: MAKPPVAAPLFKALGEYKSILISIGCFTALINLLMLVPSIYMLQVYDRVLSSQNETTLVMLTLMVVGFFAFIGTLEVIRSFIVIRIGSQLERRFNLHVYKAAFERNLQRGQGHAGQSLGDLTHIRQFITGPALFAFFDAPWFPLYLLVIFLFNVWLGVLATAGALLLIGLACLNEYLTKKPLGEASGFSQQSTQLATSHLHNAETIQAMGMLGALRQRWFAVHAQFLGLQNRASDTGSVISSLSKSLRLCLQSLVLGLGALLVIRGDMTAGMMIAGSILMGRVLSPIDQLIAVWKQWSSAKLAYQRLDELLREFPPHVEHMALPAPNGQISVEHVSAGPPGHRLASLHQVSFNLGAGEVLGVLGASGSGKSTLARVLVGVWPTLAGTVRLDRADIHRWNRDDLGPHIGYLPQDIELFSGSIADNIARFREADPECVVKAAQQAGVHELILRLPQGYDTVLGDNGGGLSGGQKQRVALARALYGGPRLIVLDEPNSNLDTVGEAALASAIVQMKAQGSSVVLVTHRSSALAQADKLLVLNEGRLQAFGPSQEVLRALSGQQEAPKDKPGVSFSRQYSAARKPGA; this comes from the coding sequence ATGGCCAAGCCCCCTGTTGCTGCTCCTTTATTCAAGGCGCTGGGTGAATATAAAAGCATCTTGATCAGTATTGGCTGCTTCACCGCCTTGATTAACCTATTGATGCTGGTGCCGTCGATTTACATGCTGCAAGTGTATGACCGCGTGCTGTCCTCCCAGAACGAAACCACCCTGGTGATGTTGACGCTGATGGTCGTGGGCTTTTTTGCATTTATTGGCACACTTGAAGTGATCCGCAGTTTTATCGTGATCCGCATCGGCAGCCAGTTAGAGCGGCGTTTCAACCTGCACGTGTACAAGGCCGCGTTCGAACGCAACCTGCAACGCGGCCAGGGGCATGCCGGGCAATCCTTGGGCGACCTGACCCATATCCGTCAATTCATCACCGGGCCGGCGCTGTTCGCGTTCTTCGATGCCCCGTGGTTTCCCCTCTACCTGTTGGTGATTTTCCTGTTCAACGTATGGCTCGGCGTACTGGCCACCGCCGGTGCGCTGCTGCTGATCGGCCTGGCCTGCCTGAACGAATACCTGACCAAAAAGCCTTTGGGCGAGGCCAGTGGTTTTTCCCAGCAATCCACCCAGCTGGCCACCAGCCACTTGCACAACGCCGAGACCATCCAGGCCATGGGCATGCTCGGCGCGCTGCGCCAGCGCTGGTTTGCCGTGCATGCGCAGTTCCTGGGGTTGCAGAACCGTGCCAGTGACACCGGTTCTGTGATCAGCTCGCTGAGCAAGTCCCTGCGCCTGTGCCTGCAATCGCTGGTGCTGGGCCTGGGTGCGCTGTTGGTGATCCGTGGCGACATGACCGCCGGGATGATGATCGCCGGTTCGATCCTGATGGGCCGGGTACTCAGCCCCATCGACCAGTTGATCGCGGTGTGGAAGCAATGGAGCTCGGCCAAGCTGGCCTACCAGCGGCTGGACGAACTGCTGCGCGAATTCCCGCCGCACGTGGAGCACATGGCGTTGCCGGCGCCGAACGGGCAGATAAGTGTCGAACACGTCAGCGCGGGCCCACCGGGGCATCGTTTGGCCAGCTTGCATCAGGTCAGCTTCAACCTCGGCGCCGGCGAAGTGCTCGGTGTCTTGGGCGCTTCCGGTTCTGGCAAATCCACCCTGGCCCGCGTGCTGGTGGGTGTGTGGCCAACGCTGGCGGGCACCGTGCGCCTGGACCGCGCGGACATCCATCGCTGGAACCGCGACGACCTCGGCCCGCATATCGGCTATCTGCCCCAGGACATTGAGTTGTTCAGCGGCAGCATCGCCGACAATATTGCGCGTTTTCGCGAGGCTGACCCTGAGTGTGTGGTGAAGGCGGCACAACAAGCCGGCGTGCATGAACTGATCCTGCGCTTGCCCCAGGGTTACGACACGGTGCTGGGCGACAACGGCGGCGGCCTGTCCGGCGGCCAGAAGCAGCGCGTGGCCCTGGCGCGCGCGCTGTACGGCGGGCCGCGCTTGATTGTGCTGGATGAGCCCAACTCCAACCTCGACACCGTCGGCGAGGCCGCGCTGGCCAGCGCCATCGTACAGATGAAGGCCCAGGGCAGCAGCGTGGTGCTGGTGACCCATCGCTCCTCGGCGCTGGCCCAGGCCGACAAATTGCTGGTGCTCAACGAAGGGCGCCTACAGGCGTTCGGGCCGAGCCAGGAGGTGCTGCGTGCCTTGTCCGGCCAGCAGGAAGCGCCAAAAGACAAGCCCGGCGTCAGTTTCAGTCGTCAGTACTCAGCCGCAAGGAAGCCCGGCGCATGA
- a CDS encoding HlyD family type I secretion periplasmic adaptor subunit, whose amino-acid sequence MNSLTVEPPFKERDAGFFARMGWLLTVVGAGGFFLWASLAPLDQGIPVQGTVVVSGKRKAVQTLSPGVVSRILVREGEWVKQGQPLFRLDQTQSQADVHSLQAQYRMAWASVARWQSERDNSAGIRFPAELSSNPDPALALVLEGQRQLFSSRREAFAREQAGIRANIDGATAQLNGMRRARSDLTAQAQSLRDQLSNLQPLADNGYIPRNRLMEYQRQLSQVQQDLAQNTGESGRVEQGILESRLKLQQHSEEYQKEVRSQLADAQLRSLTLEQQLTSAGFDLQHSQINAPADGVAVNLGVHTEGAVVRAGETLLEIVPQGTRLEVEGHLPVHLVDKVGTHLPVDILFTAFNQSRTPRVPGEVSLVSADQMLDEKTGAPYYVLRTTVSEAALEKLQGLVIKPGMPAEMFVRTGERSLLNYLFKPLLDRAGSALTEE is encoded by the coding sequence ATGAACAGCCTCACTGTTGAACCCCCTTTCAAAGAACGCGATGCCGGTTTTTTTGCCCGGATGGGCTGGCTGCTGACCGTGGTCGGCGCTGGCGGGTTTTTCCTCTGGGCCAGCCTCGCGCCGCTCGATCAAGGCATCCCGGTGCAGGGCACGGTGGTGGTGTCGGGCAAGCGCAAGGCCGTGCAAACCCTCAGCCCCGGCGTGGTCAGCCGTATTCTGGTGCGCGAGGGCGAATGGGTGAAGCAAGGCCAGCCGCTGTTTCGCCTCGACCAGACCCAGAGCCAGGCCGATGTGCACTCGCTGCAAGCCCAATACCGCATGGCCTGGGCGAGCGTGGCGCGTTGGCAGAGCGAACGGGACAACAGCGCCGGCATCCGCTTTCCCGCCGAACTGAGCAGTAACCCCGACCCCGCATTGGCGTTGGTGCTGGAAGGCCAGCGCCAACTGTTCAGCAGCCGCCGTGAAGCCTTCGCCCGTGAACAGGCGGGTATTCGCGCCAATATCGACGGCGCCACCGCGCAACTCAATGGCATGCGCCGTGCCCGCAGCGACCTGACCGCCCAGGCGCAATCGCTGCGTGACCAACTGAGTAATCTGCAACCATTGGCCGACAACGGCTACATCCCGCGTAACCGCTTGATGGAATACCAGCGCCAGTTGTCCCAAGTGCAACAGGACCTGGCGCAGAACACCGGTGAAAGCGGTCGGGTGGAGCAGGGCATCCTCGAATCGCGCCTCAAGTTGCAGCAGCACAGCGAGGAGTACCAGAAGGAGGTACGCAGCCAATTGGCCGACGCGCAACTGCGCAGCCTGACCCTGGAGCAGCAACTCACCTCGGCCGGGTTCGACTTGCAGCACAGCCAAATCAATGCGCCCGCCGATGGGGTTGCGGTCAACCTCGGCGTGCACACCGAAGGCGCCGTGGTGCGGGCCGGCGAAACCCTGCTGGAAATCGTGCCCCAGGGCACGCGCCTGGAAGTGGAGGGGCACTTACCGGTGCATCTGGTGGACAAGGTCGGTACACACTTGCCGGTCGACATTCTCTTCACGGCCTTCAACCAGAGCCGTACCCCGAGGGTGCCGGGGGAGGTCAGCCTGGTTTCCGCCGACCAGATGCTCGATGAAAAAACCGGCGCGCCCTATTACGTGTTGCGCACCACCGTCAGCGAGGCCGCACTGGAGAAACTTCAGGGCCTGGTGATCAAGCCCGGCATGCCGGCCGAGATGTTCGTGCGCACCGGCGAACGCTCGCTGCTCAATTATCTGTTCAAGCCGCTGCTCGACCGCGCCGGCTCCGCGTTGACCGAGGAATGA
- a CDS encoding TolC family outer membrane protein, translating into MKPVFIALLLTCTSAQAAMGPFDVYEQALRNDPVFLGAIKERDAGLENRTIGRAGLLPKLSYNYNKGRNNSEAHLPDGRGGSYRDDRNYNSYGSTFSLQQPLFDYEAYANYRKGVAQALFADESFRDKSQALLVRVLTYYTQALFAQDQIDIARAKKKAFEQQFQQNQHLFQQGEGTRTDILEAESRYELATAEEIQALDEQDASLRELGALIGVQSVNIHDLAPLNQGFAAFTLTPANYDSWHALAIGNNPTLASQRQALEVARYEVERNRAGHLPKVTAYASSRQQESDSGNTYNQRYDTNTIGVEVSLPLYAGGGISASTRQASRAMEQAEYELEGKTRETLIELRRQFSACLSGVSKLRAYQKALASAEALVVSTRQSILGGERVNLDALNAEQQLYSTRRDLAQARYDYLMAWTKLHYYAGNLRDTDLAKVDEAFGPAPR; encoded by the coding sequence ATGAAACCGGTGTTTATCGCCTTGTTGTTGACCTGCACCAGCGCCCAGGCCGCCATGGGCCCGTTCGATGTGTACGAGCAAGCCTTGCGCAACGACCCAGTGTTCCTCGGCGCCATCAAGGAGCGCGACGCGGGCCTGGAGAACCGCACCATCGGCCGCGCCGGCCTGCTGCCCAAGCTGTCTTATAACTACAACAAGGGCCGCAACAACTCCGAGGCGCATTTGCCGGACGGGCGCGGCGGCAGCTACCGCGACGACCGTAACTACAACAGCTACGGCTCCACCTTCAGCTTGCAACAGCCATTGTTCGACTACGAAGCCTACGCCAACTATCGCAAGGGCGTGGCCCAGGCGCTGTTCGCCGACGAGAGTTTTCGCGACAAGAGCCAGGCGTTGCTGGTGCGGGTACTGACCTATTACACCCAGGCGCTGTTTGCCCAGGACCAGATCGACATCGCCCGCGCCAAGAAGAAAGCCTTCGAGCAGCAGTTCCAGCAGAACCAGCACCTGTTCCAGCAGGGCGAGGGCACCCGCACCGATATCCTCGAAGCCGAGTCGCGCTATGAGCTGGCCACCGCCGAAGAGATCCAGGCGCTGGATGAACAGGACGCCTCGTTACGAGAATTGGGCGCGCTGATCGGCGTGCAGAGCGTCAACATCCACGACCTGGCGCCGCTCAACCAAGGCTTTGCAGCGTTTACGTTAACCCCGGCCAACTACGACAGTTGGCATGCCCTGGCGATCGGCAATAACCCCACGCTGGCGTCCCAGCGCCAGGCCCTGGAAGTGGCGCGCTATGAAGTGGAACGCAACCGCGCCGGGCACCTGCCCAAGGTCACGGCGTATGCCAGCTCGCGCCAGCAGGAATCCGACAGCGGCAACACCTACAACCAGCGCTACGACACCAACACGATAGGCGTCGAAGTGAGCCTGCCGCTGTATGCCGGTGGCGGCATCTCGGCGTCCACCCGCCAGGCCAGTCGCGCCATGGAGCAGGCCGAGTACGAGTTGGAGGGCAAGACCCGCGAAACCCTGATCGAACTGCGTCGCCAGTTCAGCGCCTGCTTGTCCGGCGTGAGCAAACTGCGCGCCTATCAAAAGGCCCTGGCGTCTGCCGAAGCGCTGGTGGTGTCGACCCGGCAAAGCATCCTCGGCGGCGAGCGGGTCAACCTCGATGCGCTCAATGCCGAACAACAGCTGTACAGCACCCGACGCGACCTGGCCCAGGCGCGTTACGACTACCTCATGGCCTGGACCAAATTGCATTACTACGCCGGCAACCTGCGCGACACCGACTTGGCCAAGGTGGATGAAGCCTTCGGGCCGGCACCGCGTTAA
- a CDS encoding polyurethane esterase, with amino-acid sequence MGVFDYKSLGAEGSKALFADAMAITLYTYHNLDNGFAVGYQHNGLGLGLPATLVGALLGSSDSQGVIPGVPWNPDSEKAALQAVQQAGWTPISAGTLGYTGKTDARGTFFGEKAGYTTAQAEVLGKYDDAGKLLEIGIGFRGTSGPRESLISDSIGDLVSDVLAALGPRDYAKNYAGEAFGGLLNNVADYATAHGLGGHDVVVSGHSLGGLAVNSMADLSAGRWAGFYQDANYVAYASPTQSAGDKVLNVGYENDPVFRALDGSSFSGSSLGVHDQPHASTTDNIVSFNDHYASTLWNALPFSIINLPTWISHLPTGYGDGMTRILDSGFYAQMSRDSTIIVANLSAPARATTWVQDLNRNAQPHTGDTFIIGSAGNDLIQGGKGADFIEGGKGNDTIRDSSGHNTFLFSGPFGHDRIIGYQPTDKLVFTQVEGSADYRDHAKAVGGDTVISFGGDSVTLVGVSGLSGEGIVII; translated from the coding sequence ATGGGTGTGTTTGACTATAAGAGCCTCGGAGCCGAGGGTTCCAAAGCGTTGTTCGCCGATGCCATGGCGATCACGCTGTACACCTACCACAACCTGGATAACGGCTTTGCCGTGGGCTACCAGCACAACGGGCTGGGCTTGGGCTTGCCGGCCACATTGGTCGGTGCGTTGCTGGGCAGCAGTGATTCCCAGGGCGTGATCCCCGGCGTGCCGTGGAACCCGGACTCGGAAAAAGCCGCGCTGCAGGCGGTGCAACAAGCCGGTTGGACGCCGATCAGCGCCGGCACGCTGGGGTATACCGGTAAAACCGACGCCCGGGGCACCTTTTTTGGCGAAAAGGCCGGCTACACCACGGCCCAGGCCGAAGTGCTGGGCAAGTACGATGACGCCGGTAAATTGCTCGAAATCGGCATCGGCTTTCGCGGCACCTCCGGTCCCAGGGAAAGCCTGATCAGCGATTCCATCGGCGACCTGGTCAGTGACGTGCTAGCCGCGTTGGGCCCCAGGGATTACGCAAAAAACTACGCGGGCGAGGCCTTTGGCGGTTTGCTCAACAACGTTGCCGATTACGCCACCGCCCATGGCCTGGGCGGTCACGACGTGGTGGTCAGCGGCCACAGCCTGGGCGGCCTGGCGGTCAACAGCATGGCCGACCTGAGCGCGGGCAGATGGGCCGGGTTCTACCAGGACGCCAACTATGTGGCCTATGCCTCGCCGACCCAGAGCGCCGGTGACAAGGTGCTCAATGTCGGCTACGAAAACGACCCGGTATTCCGTGCGCTGGACGGCTCATCCTTCAGCGGGTCATCGCTGGGCGTGCATGACCAGCCCCATGCGTCGACCACCGACAACATCGTCAGCTTCAACGACCATTACGCCTCGACACTGTGGAACGCGCTGCCGTTTTCCATCATCAACCTGCCGACCTGGATCTCGCACTTGCCCACCGGGTATGGCGACGGCATGACGCGCATCCTGGACTCCGGGTTCTATGCGCAGATGAGCCGCGATTCGACGATTATCGTCGCCAACCTGTCCGCCCCGGCGCGCGCTACCACCTGGGTGCAAGACCTCAACCGCAACGCGCAGCCGCACACGGGCGACACGTTCATCATCGGCAGCGCCGGCAATGACCTGATCCAGGGCGGTAAAGGCGCGGACTTTATCGAAGGCGGCAAAGGCAATGACACGATCCGCGACAGCAGCGGGCATAACACCTTCCTGTTCAGCGGGCCGTTTGGCCACGACCGGATCATCGGTTACCAACCAACAGACAAACTGGTGTTTACGCAGGTAGAGGGCAGTGCGGACTATCGTGATCACGCCAAGGCAGTGGGTGGGGACACGGTGATCAGTTTTGGCGGGGATTCGGTGACATTGGTGGGCGTGAGCGGGTTGTCGGGGGAGGGGATCGTGATCATCTGA
- a CDS encoding YgdI/YgdR family lipoprotein, giving the protein MNMKNLGLPLVALTFLVLAGCATQTVVTLQNGTQYLTKDTPNAKTADGFYEFTDIAGKRVRVKADDVATVRKEN; this is encoded by the coding sequence ATGAACATGAAGAATTTGGGGCTGCCGCTGGTTGCACTCACTTTTCTGGTATTGGCCGGTTGCGCGACGCAAACCGTCGTAACCCTGCAAAACGGCACGCAGTATTTGACCAAAGACACGCCAAACGCCAAGACCGCCGACGGTTTCTACGAATTCACCGATATCGCCGGCAAGCGTGTACGCGTCAAGGCCGATGACGTGGCTACGGTGCGCAAGGAAAACTGA
- a CDS encoding VRR-NUC domain-containing protein yields MANPLDDPFYYLHNFRQGLHWLGQRYADLLDPDEEHFIQQFDRLPQASQALLVRMVMRKGVHFRAGKLNYGEVGCTHAAAVPLLALGWVDDQHPLGFAELFALLQKAEILSAFAPWIDQPKGKKADWLEGLAAQFSQTRSFAQWCPELADSLYSLTVMDLCDRLRLMFFGNLHQDWSEFVLADLGIYTYEKVEFCAESRGLRTRADVQGFLFLHHCQQAFENAEALDEVLHRVATLSTDNPWLEKRRAKLLFQIGQFCERSAQLALAEQIYRACAYPDARSRLIRVLERQQDYVQAMALATLAQQAPQSAAEQQHLQRVMPRLRRKLGGPVAPRSKPREVTRLDLELALPDPLMSVEYCVQAHLSEPDAPVHYVENGLINSLFGLLCWDAIFAPLPGSFFHPFQRGPADLHSEDFHQRRAPLFDACFERLQDERYKTVIRQRYVDKWGLQSPFVFWNLLSETLLEQALACLPAAHLRHWFERLLLDIRANRSGMPDLIQFWPAQKTYRMIEVKGPGDRLQDNQLRWLEFCGDHQMPVTVCYVRWAEHVA; encoded by the coding sequence ATGGCCAATCCGCTCGACGACCCATTCTATTACCTGCATAACTTCCGCCAGGGCCTGCATTGGCTGGGGCAACGCTATGCCGATCTGCTTGATCCTGACGAAGAGCATTTCATTCAGCAATTTGACAGGTTGCCGCAGGCCTCCCAGGCGCTGTTGGTGCGCATGGTGATGCGCAAAGGCGTGCATTTTCGCGCGGGCAAGCTCAACTACGGGGAGGTGGGTTGCACCCACGCCGCCGCAGTGCCGTTGTTGGCACTGGGTTGGGTGGATGACCAGCACCCGCTGGGCTTTGCCGAACTGTTCGCGCTGCTGCAAAAGGCTGAAATCCTGAGTGCCTTCGCCCCCTGGATCGATCAGCCCAAGGGCAAGAAGGCCGACTGGCTGGAGGGGTTGGCGGCGCAGTTCAGCCAAACCCGCAGCTTTGCCCAGTGGTGCCCCGAGTTGGCCGATTCGTTGTACAGCCTCACCGTGATGGACCTGTGCGACCGGTTGCGCCTGATGTTCTTTGGCAACCTGCACCAGGACTGGTCCGAATTCGTACTGGCGGACCTGGGCATTTACACCTATGAAAAAGTCGAGTTCTGCGCCGAGTCCCGTGGGCTGCGCACGCGTGCCGACGTACAGGGTTTTCTGTTTTTGCACCACTGCCAGCAAGCCTTTGAAAACGCTGAAGCCTTGGACGAGGTGCTGCACCGGGTCGCGACCCTGAGCACCGACAACCCCTGGCTGGAAAAACGGCGCGCCAAGCTGTTGTTCCAGATCGGGCAGTTCTGTGAACGCAGTGCGCAATTGGCCCTGGCCGAGCAGATCTACCGGGCCTGCGCGTATCCCGATGCGCGTTCACGGTTGATCCGTGTGCTGGAGCGCCAGCAGGACTACGTGCAGGCCATGGCCCTGGCAACCCTTGCGCAACAGGCGCCGCAAAGTGCCGCCGAGCAGCAACACCTGCAGCGCGTCATGCCGCGTCTTCGGCGCAAATTGGGTGGGCCGGTCGCGCCCAGGTCCAAGCCTCGCGAGGTCACGCGCCTGGACCTCGAACTGGCGCTGCCGGACCCGCTGATGTCGGTGGAATACTGCGTGCAGGCTCACCTCAGCGAACCCGATGCACCGGTGCATTACGTAGAAAACGGCCTGATCAACTCGTTGTTCGGCCTGCTGTGTTGGGACGCGATCTTCGCTCCGTTGCCGGGCTCGTTTTTTCACCCGTTCCAGCGCGGGCCGGCGGACCTGCACAGCGAAGACTTCCATCAACGCCGTGCGCCGCTGTTCGACGCGTGTTTCGAACGACTGCAGGACGAGCGCTACAAAACCGTGATTCGCCAGCGCTACGTGGACAAATGGGGGCTTCAGTCGCCCTTCGTGTTCTGGAACCTGCTCAGTGAAACGCTGCTGGAACAGGCATTGGCATGCTTGCCCGCCGCGCACCTGCGCCACTGGTTCGAACGCCTGCTGCTGGACATTCGCGCCAACCGCAGCGGCATGCCGGACCTGATCCAGTTCTGGCCGGCGCAAAAAACCTACCGCATGATCGAAGTCAAAGGCCCCGGCGACCGCCTGCAAGACAATCAATTGCGCTGGCTGGAATTCTGTGGCGACCACCAGATGCCGGTCACGGTCTGCTACGTGCGCTGGGCGGAGCACGTCGCTTGA
- a CDS encoding ATP-dependent DNA helicase: MSYSVAVRALCEFTAKVGDLDLRFTPSPSAQEGIVGHRTVASRRSAHYQNEVALEGTYQQLTVRGRADGYDPNANRLEEVKTYRGDLDAQPANHRQLHWAQVKVYGWLMCQKLGLTQIELALVYFDIVGEGETLLSQRFQSAELQAFFNTQCALFLGWARREMAHREARNRAAQALSFPHAGFRPGQRALAESVYKAVSTGRCLMAQAPTGIGKTLGTLFPLLKALAPQQLDKVFFLTAKTPGRKLALDAAQVLHAASPDLALRVLELVARDKACEHLDKACHGDSCPLAQGFYDRLPAARIAASNVRLLDQRNLRDVALAHNVCPYYLSQEMARWADLVVADYNYYFDFGAMLFGLAQLNGWRAAVLVDEAHNLVDRARAMYSASLDQYRLKTLRDTAPEPLKKTLQRLNREWNALHKEQVAPYQAYAAKPEKLLQALSLCASAMGDYFNDHPDSLSGELQAFYFEALQFSKVAELFNEHFIFDISKRQLNAKRSSSTLCLRNVVPAEFIRPRLTAARSSVLFSATLSPRHYYADLLGLPKDTVWIDVESPFKAEQLRVRIVDRVSTRFVHRQASLQPIVELIARQFAQRPGNYLAFFSSFDYLQQVAQLLAEQHPQITLWQQSRGMTEAERQAFLDQFTEHSQGIGFAVLGGAFGEGIDLPGARLIGAFVATLGLPQLNPVNEQMKARMGAIFGAGYDYTYLYPGIQKVVQAAGRVIRSQQDEGVVILIDDRFGEARVRQLFPKWWSIDS, encoded by the coding sequence TTGAGCTACAGCGTGGCCGTGCGGGCGCTGTGTGAGTTCACCGCCAAGGTCGGCGACCTGGACCTGCGCTTTACCCCATCGCCCAGCGCCCAGGAGGGTATCGTCGGGCACCGCACCGTGGCTTCGCGACGCAGCGCGCACTACCAGAATGAGGTCGCCCTCGAAGGCACCTACCAGCAACTCACCGTGCGGGGCCGGGCCGACGGCTACGACCCGAACGCCAACCGCCTGGAAGAGGTGAAAACCTATCGCGGCGACCTTGACGCCCAGCCCGCTAACCACCGGCAACTGCATTGGGCTCAGGTCAAAGTGTATGGCTGGCTGATGTGCCAGAAGCTCGGGTTGACGCAGATCGAGTTGGCGCTGGTGTACTTCGATATTGTCGGCGAGGGCGAAACCCTGCTCAGTCAACGCTTCCAGTCCGCCGAACTACAAGCGTTCTTCAACACCCAATGCGCGCTGTTCCTTGGCTGGGCCAGGCGCGAAATGGCCCACCGTGAAGCGCGCAACCGCGCGGCCCAGGCCTTGAGTTTCCCGCATGCCGGGTTTCGCCCCGGCCAACGCGCGTTGGCCGAGTCGGTGTACAAGGCCGTCAGCACCGGCCGCTGCCTGATGGCCCAGGCGCCCACTGGCATCGGCAAGACCCTTGGCACGCTATTCCCGCTGCTCAAGGCGCTGGCGCCGCAGCAACTGGACAAGGTGTTCTTTCTGACCGCCAAGACTCCCGGCCGAAAATTGGCCCTTGATGCCGCGCAAGTACTGCATGCCGCCAGCCCCGACCTGGCCTTGCGCGTGCTGGAGCTGGTGGCGCGGGACAAGGCCTGCGAACACTTGGATAAAGCCTGTCACGGCGATTCCTGCCCGTTGGCCCAGGGTTTCTACGACCGTCTGCCCGCCGCCCGTATCGCCGCATCCAACGTACGCCTGTTGGACCAGCGCAACCTGCGCGACGTCGCCCTGGCCCACAACGTGTGCCCCTATTATCTGAGCCAGGAAATGGCGCGCTGGGCCGACCTGGTCGTTGCCGACTACAACTACTATTTCGACTTCGGCGCCATGCTCTTCGGCCTGGCCCAGCTCAACGGATGGCGTGCTGCGGTGCTGGTCGACGAAGCCCATAACCTGGTGGACCGCGCGCGCGCGATGTACAGCGCGAGTCTTGATCAATACCGCCTCAAGACCCTGCGCGACACGGCGCCCGAACCGCTGAAAAAAACCTTGCAGCGCCTGAACCGTGAATGGAACGCCCTGCACAAGGAACAAGTCGCGCCGTATCAGGCCTATGCCGCCAAACCGGAAAAACTCTTGCAGGCCCTGAGCCTGTGCGCCAGCGCCATGGGCGACTACTTCAACGACCATCCCGACTCCCTCAGCGGCGAGCTGCAAGCCTTTTACTTCGAAGCCCTGCAGTTCTCCAAGGTCGCCGAGCTGTTCAACGAACACTTCATTTTCGATATCAGTAAGCGTCAGCTCAACGCCAAGCGCAGCAGTTCTACCCTGTGCCTGCGCAACGTGGTGCCCGCCGAGTTCATCCGCCCACGGCTGACGGCCGCCCGCAGCAGCGTGCTGTTTTCCGCCACGCTGAGCCCCCGGCACTATTACGCCGACCTGCTCGGCCTGCCCAAGGACACGGTGTGGATCGACGTGGAGTCGCCGTTCAAGGCCGAGCAATTGCGCGTGCGCATCGTTGATCGAGTGTCTACGCGGTTCGTGCATCGCCAGGCATCCCTGCAGCCGATCGTCGAGCTGATTGCCCGACAATTCGCACAGCGGCCGGGCAATTACCTGGCGTTTTTCTCAAGTTTTGATTACCTGCAACAAGTGGCGCAGTTGCTGGCCGAACAACACCCGCAAATCACCTTGTGGCAGCAATCGCGCGGCATGACCGAAGCCGAGCGCCAGGCGTTTCTCGATCAGTTCACCGAGCACAGCCAGGGCATCGGTTTTGCCGTGCTCGGCGGCGCGTTCGGCGAGGGTATCGACTTGCCTGGCGCACGCTTGATCGGTGCGTTTGTCGCGACGTTGGGCTTGCCGCAACTGAACCCGGTCAACGAGCAGATGAAGGCGCGCATGGGCGCGATCTTCGGTGCGGGTTATGACTACACCTATTTGTATCCCGGTATTCAGAAAGTGGTGCAGGCGGCGGGCAGGGTGATTCGTAGCCAGCAGGACGAGGGCGTGGTGATATTGATCGATGACCGGTTTGGCGAGGCGCGGGTGCGGCAACTGTTTCCGAAGTGGTGGTCAATCGATAGCTGA